The following proteins come from a genomic window of Dreissena polymorpha isolate Duluth1 chromosome 1, UMN_Dpol_1.0, whole genome shotgun sequence:
- the LOC127857998 gene encoding uncharacterized protein LOC127857998 isoform X1, giving the protein MCEIEYESNETTLTDMVPCVNNKTKTYYRNKHCALCYGEKEHHLEYFTATIMCNYPPFSEEIDIKQSVFETQNCTIVFENNRDSPYDLNEKSCWTTLDKCNETGLWEKYDSELEHACHQNHSVIRFPYDILRFQNVFCFLCNGLNIYIVQPNCAFFTANPYSFSGLLKIYTPTSPVSKGNAILPREEESKVYCPGRRVYKNGQCISNIKWYNNYAVSVKVKLIPLQKVSQPNETTVIRLLGILNTKLRNIFDNQLCLFYVQTIYVLALSNQVTGSSWFCLDVDLRFTVTLELELFSVETVSALHKLEIPDGDDHVYRVKVVDAFGNYDNNVFLFNTELMCRLWPDISCYPCDRVSYVFDLMDFLPCPRIKLFLNSTHWKRTYDGVFHIGNTFKIDTNEYVHFNNGAISLCYDTYQKYMTISSRVTWSTDQWVSLVCIVVSLVCLILSLMSYALLPTLRFNTPGKNAMALFIALLTAHVVYIVSSFGRLEGDSTPCKAVGLLSHFSWLMVIMWMNVCTIHMYRVFRKTQILPSETNLREYCLYNVYAFTVSATCVGINSAMSTHINNNIGYGYKVCHINLQENVIYTFMIPVCLVIVSNFAMFIQVVIRIRNSKIERNVQNDRNELLIFVKLSTITGMTWIFGIIYSFTEYIIFSYLFIVLNASQGVFLFFAFIVNKRVLGMILELLRADRRD; this is encoded by the exons ATGTGTGAAATAGAATACGAATCAAACGAAACTACGCTTACAGATATGGTCCCATGTGTAAATAataaaacgaaaacatattacaGAAACAAACACTGCGCACTTTGTTATGGGGAAAAGGAACATCATCTGGAATATTTTACTGCGACTATCATGTGTAATTACCCACCGTTTTCAGAGGAAATCGATATAAAACAATCTGTTTTTGAAACTCAAAACTGCACTATTGTGTTCGAAAATAATCGAGACAGTCCGTACGACTTAAACGAAAAATCTTGTTGGACAACCTTAGACAAATGTAATGAAACTGGGCTATGGGAAAAATACGATTCTGAATTGGAGCATGCTTGCCATCAGAATCATTCCGTCATTCGGTTTCCATATGACATTTTGaggtttcaaaatgtattttgctTTTTATGCAATGGGTTAAACATTTATATCGTTCAGCCAAATTGTGCGTTTTTTACAGCAAACCCTTACTCGTTTTCTGGTCTCTTGAAGATATATACGCCGACATCGCCCGTGTCTAAGGGAAATGCGATTTTACCCCGTGAG GAGGAAAGTAAAGTTTACTGTCCTGGTCGACGAGTCTACAAAAATGGTCAGtgtatatcaaatataaaatggTACAACAACTACGCTGTCTCAGTTAAAGTAAAGCTAATCCCTTTACAGAAAGTTTCCCAACCGAACGAAACAACTGTTATCCGCCTTCTTGGCATCTTAAACACGAAGCTGAGAAATATTTTTGACAATCAACTCTGTCTTTTTTATGTACAGACTATATATGTTTTAGCATTGTCTAATCAGGTAACAGGGTCGAGCTGGTTTTGTTTAGACGTTGATCTAAGGTTTACCGTGACATTAGAACTGGAACTATTTAGTGTTGAAACTGTATCGGCTTTGCACAAGTTGGAAATACCTGATGGAGATGATCATGTTTATCGAGTGAAAGTTGTGGATGCGTTCGGTAATTATGAcaataatgtgtttttatttaatactgAACTTATGTGTCGTCTTTGGCCCGATATCTCATGTTACCCATGTGATCGGGTTAGTTATGTGTttgatttaatggattttttacCATGCCctagaataaaattatttctaAATAGCACACATTGGAAACGAACATACGATGGCGTATTTCATATAGGTAATACATTTAAAATCGATACGAACGAATACGTGCACTTTAATAATGGGGCTATATCGTTGTGCTACGATACATATCAGAAATACATGACTATCAGTTCAAGAGTGACATGGTCTACTGATCAATGGGTATCGCTGGTCTGTATTGTTGTTTCACTTGTATGCCTTATTTTATCACTGATGTCGTACGCTCTTCTTCCTACACTCAGATTTAATACGCCTGGGAAAAATGCTATGGCATTATTTATAGCGCTTCTTACTGCACATGTTGTTTACATCGTTAGTAGTTTCGGACGACTCGAAGGTGATTCAACGCCATGCAAAGCAGTAGGTTTATTGTCTCACTTTTCATGGTTGATGGTCATCATGTGGATGAATGTATGTACAATCCACATGTACCGGGTGTTCCGTAAAACACAAATATTACCATCTGAAACAAACTTAAgggaatattgcttatataatgtttaTGCCTTTACGGTTTCAGCGACATGTGTTGGAATAAATAGCGCGATGTCAACACATATTAACAACAATATTGGTTACGGGTACAAAGTATGTCACATAAACTTACAagaaaatgtaatttatacatttatgaTCCCTGTTTGCCTAGTAATCGTTTCGAATTTTGCAATGTTCATCCAAGTTGTCATCCGTATCAGAAATTCTAAAATTGAAAGAAATGTGCAAAATGACCGAAATGAGCTTCTCATTTTTGtcaaactatcaacaattacAGGAATGACTTGGATATTTGGTATCATATATAGTTTCACCGAGTATATAATTTTCTCTTATTTATTCATTGTTCTTAACGCATCACAaggcgtgtttttattttttgcctTCATTGTTAACAAGCGGGTCTTAGGAATGATATTAGAACTCCTAAGAGCCGACCGTAGAGACTGA
- the LOC127857998 gene encoding adhesion G protein-coupled receptor E2-like isoform X2, whose amino-acid sequence MDISTSKRWGGVFDEESKVYCPGRRVYKNGQCISNIKWYNNYAVSVKVKLIPLQKVSQPNETTVIRLLGILNTKLRNIFDNQLCLFYVQTIYVLALSNQVTGSSWFCLDVDLRFTVTLELELFSVETVSALHKLEIPDGDDHVYRVKVVDAFGNYDNNVFLFNTELMCRLWPDISCYPCDRVSYVFDLMDFLPCPRIKLFLNSTHWKRTYDGVFHIGNTFKIDTNEYVHFNNGAISLCYDTYQKYMTISSRVTWSTDQWVSLVCIVVSLVCLILSLMSYALLPTLRFNTPGKNAMALFIALLTAHVVYIVSSFGRLEGDSTPCKAVGLLSHFSWLMVIMWMNVCTIHMYRVFRKTQILPSETNLREYCLYNVYAFTVSATCVGINSAMSTHINNNIGYGYKVCHINLQENVIYTFMIPVCLVIVSNFAMFIQVVIRIRNSKIERNVQNDRNELLIFVKLSTITGMTWIFGIIYSFTEYIIFSYLFIVLNASQGVFLFFAFIVNKRVLGMILELLRADRRD is encoded by the exons ATGGACATTTCTACTTCAAAGAGATGGGGAGGAGTTTTCGAT GAGGAAAGTAAAGTTTACTGTCCTGGTCGACGAGTCTACAAAAATGGTCAGtgtatatcaaatataaaatggTACAACAACTACGCTGTCTCAGTTAAAGTAAAGCTAATCCCTTTACAGAAAGTTTCCCAACCGAACGAAACAACTGTTATCCGCCTTCTTGGCATCTTAAACACGAAGCTGAGAAATATTTTTGACAATCAACTCTGTCTTTTTTATGTACAGACTATATATGTTTTAGCATTGTCTAATCAGGTAACAGGGTCGAGCTGGTTTTGTTTAGACGTTGATCTAAGGTTTACCGTGACATTAGAACTGGAACTATTTAGTGTTGAAACTGTATCGGCTTTGCACAAGTTGGAAATACCTGATGGAGATGATCATGTTTATCGAGTGAAAGTTGTGGATGCGTTCGGTAATTATGAcaataatgtgtttttatttaatactgAACTTATGTGTCGTCTTTGGCCCGATATCTCATGTTACCCATGTGATCGGGTTAGTTATGTGTttgatttaatggattttttacCATGCCctagaataaaattatttctaAATAGCACACATTGGAAACGAACATACGATGGCGTATTTCATATAGGTAATACATTTAAAATCGATACGAACGAATACGTGCACTTTAATAATGGGGCTATATCGTTGTGCTACGATACATATCAGAAATACATGACTATCAGTTCAAGAGTGACATGGTCTACTGATCAATGGGTATCGCTGGTCTGTATTGTTGTTTCACTTGTATGCCTTATTTTATCACTGATGTCGTACGCTCTTCTTCCTACACTCAGATTTAATACGCCTGGGAAAAATGCTATGGCATTATTTATAGCGCTTCTTACTGCACATGTTGTTTACATCGTTAGTAGTTTCGGACGACTCGAAGGTGATTCAACGCCATGCAAAGCAGTAGGTTTATTGTCTCACTTTTCATGGTTGATGGTCATCATGTGGATGAATGTATGTACAATCCACATGTACCGGGTGTTCCGTAAAACACAAATATTACCATCTGAAACAAACTTAAgggaatattgcttatataatgtttaTGCCTTTACGGTTTCAGCGACATGTGTTGGAATAAATAGCGCGATGTCAACACATATTAACAACAATATTGGTTACGGGTACAAAGTATGTCACATAAACTTACAagaaaatgtaatttatacatttatgaTCCCTGTTTGCCTAGTAATCGTTTCGAATTTTGCAATGTTCATCCAAGTTGTCATCCGTATCAGAAATTCTAAAATTGAAAGAAATGTGCAAAATGACCGAAATGAGCTTCTCATTTTTGtcaaactatcaacaattacAGGAATGACTTGGATATTTGGTATCATATATAGTTTCACCGAGTATATAATTTTCTCTTATTTATTCATTGTTCTTAACGCATCACAaggcgtgtttttattttttgcctTCATTGTTAACAAGCGGGTCTTAGGAATGATATTAGAACTCCTAAGAGCCGACCGTAGAGACTGA